Proteins from one Mycobacterium adipatum genomic window:
- a CDS encoding class I SAM-dependent RNA methyltransferase: MTAPEADLILTTGPAANGGSCVARHDGRVVFVRYALPDEVVRVRVVSERGSYWHADVVEVIEPSPDRIDPLCTIAGRDGAGCCDLAFVQPAAARRIKGDVVANQLERLGGHGWSGVAEEVGDGGATGWRTRVRLDVSEAGRAGFHRYHSAELAEDLHCAQLPDGMLDGLDGSGWPPGAQLHVALDDAGRRHVVQAGPRGGGRKASTQVVEGDYEAVQEIGGRQWRIPVTAFWQAHRDAPRVYSARVREAAELRPGMTAWDLYGGAGVFAAVLADGVGQTGRVLTVDTSRAAARSARTALADLPQVSVVTDSVRRALSAEQARPDVVVLDPPRAGAGREIIEQLAAAEASRIIHIGCEAASFARDVGEYLRHGYTVEQLRVFDSFPLTHHVECVAVLSR; this comes from the coding sequence TTGACCGCACCCGAGGCTGACCTGATTCTCACCACCGGGCCGGCCGCCAATGGCGGTAGTTGCGTGGCGCGCCACGACGGCCGGGTCGTATTCGTGCGCTATGCGCTGCCCGACGAGGTGGTTCGGGTGCGGGTGGTGTCCGAACGCGGATCGTACTGGCATGCCGATGTGGTTGAGGTGATCGAGCCGTCACCGGACCGCATCGATCCGCTGTGCACGATCGCCGGGCGCGACGGTGCGGGTTGCTGCGATCTGGCGTTTGTCCAACCGGCCGCGGCGCGGCGCATCAAGGGCGATGTGGTGGCCAACCAGCTGGAACGACTCGGCGGCCATGGCTGGTCGGGGGTTGCCGAGGAGGTCGGCGACGGCGGAGCCACGGGCTGGCGCACCAGAGTGCGGCTGGACGTCTCCGAGGCCGGGCGCGCGGGTTTTCACCGGTACCACAGCGCGGAGCTGGCCGAGGATCTGCACTGCGCGCAGCTACCCGACGGGATGCTGGACGGTCTGGACGGGTCGGGCTGGCCCCCTGGTGCGCAGCTGCATGTCGCCCTCGACGATGCGGGCCGCCGCCACGTGGTGCAGGCCGGTCCGCGCGGCGGTGGGCGCAAGGCGAGCACCCAGGTCGTGGAGGGCGACTACGAGGCCGTCCAGGAGATCGGTGGGCGGCAGTGGCGGATTCCGGTCACGGCGTTCTGGCAGGCGCACCGGGATGCGCCGCGCGTCTACAGCGCGCGGGTGCGCGAGGCCGCCGAGCTGCGGCCCGGCATGACGGCGTGGGATCTCTACGGTGGCGCAGGCGTTTTCGCGGCCGTGCTGGCCGACGGCGTGGGACAGACCGGGCGGGTGCTCACCGTCGACACCTCCCGCGCGGCGGCGCGCTCGGCACGCACCGCGCTGGCCGATCTGCCGCAGGTATCGGTGGTGACGGATTCGGTGCGGCGCGCTCTGTCGGCGGAGCAGGCCCGGCCCGATGTCGTGGTGCTGGATCCGCCGCGCGCCGGGGCCGGCCGCGAGATCATCGAACAACTGGCTGCCGCCGAGGCCTCGCGCATCATCCACATCGGTTGTGAGGCAGCGTCATTTGCCCGGGATGTGGGGGAGTACCTGCGGCACGGCTACACCGTGGAGCAGTTGCGTGTCTTCGACTCGTTCCCGCTGACCCACCACGTCGAGTGCGTGGCGGTACTGAGTCGCTGA
- a CDS encoding HRDC domain-containing protein, whose amino-acid sequence MTEPDETSGDIPEPEPTPLLAPADGVPPVASYPSEIARAAEQLAGGTGAFAVDAERASGFRYSNRAYLLQIRRAGAGTVLIDPVNHGGDPLQVMAPLAEVLSTDEWVLHAADQDLPCLAELGMTPPSLYDTELGARLAGFDRVNLAEMVRRLLGLGLVKGHGAADWSKRPLPADWLNYAALDVEVLLELRAAVAAALDEQGKSDWAAQEFEFLRTVEPTVTRRDRWRRTSGIHKVRDPRALAAVRELWIARDQIAQRRDIAPGRILPDAAIVNAATVDPDTVEKIVALPVFGGSRQRRSAQVWLDALARARQDPNPPTGSEPLTGPPPPARWARRKPEAAERLEAARSGLSELSQKVSVPTENLLTPDTVRRLCWDWQPVENIEAAVDDFLAHARARPWQRELTVPVLTEALTPSPPASSD is encoded by the coding sequence ATGACCGAGCCCGACGAAACATCCGGGGACATACCCGAACCGGAACCGACTCCGCTGCTGGCCCCTGCCGACGGCGTGCCGCCGGTCGCCAGCTATCCCAGTGAGATCGCGCGGGCCGCCGAGCAGTTGGCCGGCGGCACAGGAGCGTTCGCGGTCGACGCCGAGCGGGCCTCGGGATTCCGGTATTCGAACCGTGCCTACCTGTTGCAGATCCGCCGGGCGGGTGCGGGCACCGTGCTGATCGATCCGGTGAACCACGGTGGCGATCCGCTCCAGGTGATGGCGCCGCTGGCCGAGGTGCTCAGCACCGACGAGTGGGTGCTGCATGCCGCCGACCAGGACCTGCCGTGCCTGGCCGAGTTGGGCATGACCCCACCGAGCCTCTACGACACCGAACTGGGGGCCCGGCTGGCCGGCTTCGACCGGGTCAACCTCGCCGAGATGGTGCGCCGACTGCTGGGCCTTGGCCTGGTCAAGGGGCACGGCGCCGCCGACTGGTCCAAGCGCCCGTTGCCCGCAGACTGGCTCAACTACGCCGCACTCGACGTGGAGGTGCTGCTGGAGCTGCGGGCCGCGGTGGCCGCCGCGCTCGACGAACAAGGCAAATCCGATTGGGCCGCACAGGAATTCGAGTTCCTTCGCACAGTCGAACCGACGGTCACCCGACGCGACCGGTGGCGCCGCACCTCGGGCATCCACAAGGTGCGCGACCCCAGGGCGCTGGCCGCGGTGCGCGAGCTGTGGATCGCCCGTGACCAGATCGCGCAACGCCGCGATATCGCGCCTGGCCGGATCCTGCCCGATGCCGCAATCGTCAACGCCGCCACCGTCGATCCCGATACGGTCGAAAAGATCGTCGCGCTCCCCGTTTTCGGCGGCAGCCGGCAGCGTCGCAGCGCCCAGGTGTGGCTGGACGCCCTGGCCAGGGCCCGCCAGGATCCGAACCCGCCGACGGGTTCCGAACCACTCACCGGCCCACCGCCGCCGGCCCGCTGGGCACGGCGCAAGCCGGAGGCCGCCGAACGGCTGGAGGCTGCGCGAAGTGGTTTGTCCGAACTCTCGCAGAAGGTTTCGGTTCCCACCGAGAACCTCCTGACACCCGACACGGTGCGGCGACTGTGCTGGGACTGGCAGCCGGTCGAGAACATCGAGGCAGCCGTCGACGACTTCCTGGCCCACGCCAGGGCCCGGCCGTGGCAGCGAGAGCTGACGGTGCCGGTGCTGACCGAGGCGTTGACGCCATCGCCCCCCGCATCGTCGGATTGA
- the nhaA gene encoding Na+/H+ antiporter NhaA: MSNRRRLLSLGSWSETNRVSEVLRKETVGGIILLIAAASAIVWANSPWAGAYFGLRDLTLGAEPLGLHLNLSIGHWAADGLLAIFFFVVGLELKREFVAGDLRDPGRAALPIAAAVGGMVVPALIFVAIAAREGEGAAHGWAIPTATDIAFAVAVLAVISTHLPSALRMFLLTLAVVDDLLAITVIAVFYTETLDITALALAAVPLALFALCVQRGIKAWWILIPLSIATWVLMHESGVHATVAGVLLGFAVPVHRSVTRSGDDLGSGMAEYFEHKTRPISAGIAIPVFAFFAAGVALGGFDGLAHALGSPITLGIVAGLVLGKPIGIFLTTWTLSKVTRAELDASLRWIDVLGVSMLAGIGFTVSLLIGDLAYPDPARDEFVKVGVLTGSLLAALLAAVLLTTRNAAYRRIHVAETADDDRDGVPDIYQPRQD, from the coding sequence ATGAGCAACCGCCGCAGACTGCTGTCCCTCGGGTCGTGGTCGGAAACCAACCGCGTCTCGGAGGTTCTCCGCAAGGAGACCGTCGGTGGCATCATCCTGCTGATCGCCGCGGCGAGCGCCATCGTGTGGGCGAATTCCCCTTGGGCCGGTGCATATTTCGGGCTACGTGACCTGACGCTCGGCGCCGAACCGCTGGGCCTGCACCTGAATCTGTCCATCGGGCACTGGGCGGCCGACGGGTTGCTCGCCATCTTCTTCTTCGTGGTCGGCCTTGAGCTCAAACGCGAATTCGTGGCCGGTGATCTGCGTGATCCCGGCCGGGCCGCGCTGCCCATCGCCGCGGCGGTGGGCGGGATGGTCGTGCCCGCGCTGATCTTCGTCGCGATCGCCGCTCGCGAGGGCGAGGGTGCGGCCCATGGCTGGGCCATCCCCACCGCCACCGACATCGCCTTCGCGGTGGCCGTGCTCGCGGTCATCTCGACGCACCTGCCCTCCGCGCTGCGCATGTTCCTGCTGACCCTCGCCGTCGTCGACGACCTGCTGGCCATCACCGTGATCGCGGTGTTCTACACCGAGACCCTCGATATCACCGCGCTCGCGCTGGCGGCGGTACCGCTGGCCCTGTTCGCGCTGTGCGTGCAGCGCGGGATCAAGGCCTGGTGGATCCTGATCCCGCTGTCGATCGCCACCTGGGTGTTGATGCACGAATCCGGTGTGCACGCGACCGTCGCCGGCGTGCTGCTCGGTTTCGCGGTGCCGGTACACCGATCGGTGACCCGCAGCGGCGACGACCTGGGTTCGGGCATGGCGGAGTACTTCGAGCACAAGACCCGGCCGATCTCGGCAGGCATCGCGATCCCGGTATTCGCCTTCTTCGCGGCCGGGGTGGCTCTCGGCGGCTTCGACGGCCTGGCGCATGCGCTCGGGTCGCCGATCACCCTGGGCATCGTTGCGGGCCTGGTGCTGGGCAAACCGATCGGCATCTTCCTGACCACCTGGACGTTGTCGAAGGTGACGCGCGCCGAGTTGGACGCCTCGCTGCGCTGGATCGACGTGCTGGGGGTCTCGATGCTCGCCGGCATCGGCTTCACGGTGTCGCTGCTGATCGGCGATCTCGCCTACCCGGACCCCGCCCGTGACGAATTCGTGAAAGTCGGAGTCCTGACCGGATCGCTGTTGGCCGCGCTCCTGGCGGCGGTGCTGCTCACCACCCGAAACGCCGCATATCGCCGGATCCACGTCGCCGAGACCGCCGACGATGATCGGGATGGAGTGCCCGACATCTACCAGCCTCGACAGGACTGA
- a CDS encoding DUF3000 domain-containing protein yields MGLASGSVTSAEPAQFRTAVAAMNAATVRPEIELGPIRPPQRLAPFSYALGAEVRHPDAAVVPERSEGDAFGRLILLHDPEGAEAWDGTMRLVAYIQADLDSTEAVDPLLPEVAWSWLVDALAEHGEAVTALGGTVTATTSVRYGDISGPPRAHQLELRASWTATNLELGPHVQAFCEVLEHAAGLPPAGVTSLGSRTRA; encoded by the coding sequence ATGGGTCTAGCGTCGGGGTCTGTGACGTCCGCCGAACCGGCTCAATTCCGCACCGCGGTAGCGGCGATGAATGCCGCCACCGTTCGGCCGGAGATCGAGCTGGGACCGATCCGTCCGCCGCAGCGCCTGGCACCCTTCAGCTACGCGCTGGGGGCCGAGGTGCGCCACCCCGACGCCGCCGTGGTGCCGGAACGCTCCGAGGGCGACGCCTTCGGTCGGCTGATCCTGCTGCACGATCCCGAGGGCGCCGAGGCCTGGGACGGCACCATGCGCCTGGTCGCCTACATCCAGGCCGACCTGGACTCCACCGAGGCTGTCGACCCGCTGCTGCCGGAGGTCGCGTGGAGCTGGCTGGTGGATGCGCTCGCCGAGCACGGGGAAGCCGTCACCGCCCTGGGCGGCACGGTCACCGCGACCACCTCGGTGCGCTACGGCGACATATCCGGGCCGCCACGCGCCCATCAACTGGAACTCCGCGCCTCCTGGACGGCCACCAACCTCGAGTTGGGCCCGCACGTGCAGGCCTTCTGCGAGGTCCTCGAGCATGCGGCCGGCCTGCCGCCGGCCGGCGTGACCAGCTTGGGTTCCCGCACCCGCGCCTGA
- a CDS encoding phosphate-starvation-inducible PsiE family protein, whose protein sequence is MAEKSETHDEKDRQRFADRVLSIVEDAVYWAIAVILVAAAVALLVAQVKTMFSLLDTPTSNVMLEILDGVLLIFIFVELLYAVRTSLRSHEIAVEPFLIVGILACIKEIVVQSVEAAKLVGQGPEFARTIVHTGVLGALVLVLAAAAWILRQRALAAPPEE, encoded by the coding sequence ATGGCCGAAAAGTCGGAGACGCACGACGAAAAGGACCGTCAGCGGTTCGCCGACCGCGTCCTGAGCATCGTCGAGGACGCGGTGTACTGGGCCATCGCGGTCATCCTGGTGGCCGCAGCGGTGGCCCTGCTGGTGGCCCAGGTGAAGACCATGTTCTCGTTGCTGGACACGCCCACCTCCAACGTCATGCTGGAAATCCTGGACGGCGTGCTGCTGATCTTCATCTTCGTCGAGCTGCTGTACGCCGTGCGGACCAGTCTGCGGTCCCATGAGATCGCCGTGGAACCGTTCTTGATCGTCGGAATCCTGGCCTGCATCAAGGAGATCGTGGTGCAGTCGGTGGAAGCGGCCAAGCTCGTGGGCCAGGGGCCGGAATTCGCCAGGACCATCGTCCATACCGGAGTGCTCGGCGCACTGGTGCTGGTACTGGCGGCGGCAGCGTGGATACTGAGGCAACGCGCCCTGGCAGCTCCCCCTGAGGAATAG
- the dxs gene encoding 1-deoxy-D-xylulose-5-phosphate synthase: MLKQIRGPADLQHLSQSQLHELAGEIREFLIHKVAATGGHLGPNLGVVELTLALHRVFDSPHDPIIFDTGHQSYVHKILTGRAADFDQLRMKDGLSGYPARAESEHDWVESSHASTALSYADGLSKAFELSGHRNRHVVAVVGDGALTGGMCWEALNNIAAARRPVVIVVNDNGRSYAPTIGGLADHLAALQLQPGYEKFLERGRDVVRGVPLIGEVCYQCMHSVKAGLKDALQPQAMFTDLGLKYVGPIDGHDEHAVEAALRHARGFNAPVIVHVVTRKGMGYAPAEADEAEQMHACGIIDPLTGQATAVSAPGWTGTFSDELIKIAKRRRDIVAITAAMAGPTGLAAFGQLYPDRLFDVGIAEQHAMTSAAGLAMGGMHPVVAIYSTFLNRAFDQMMMDVALHKLPVTIVLDRAGVTGPDGASHHGMWDLSILGIVPGMRVAAPRDSARLREELGEAVDVKDGPTAIRFPRGSVGEDIPALERRGTVDILAKPGPGSSEDVLLIAVGSFAQMGLAAAQRLQQQGIGVTVVDPRWVLPVPEALHALASAHKLVVTVEDSGVHGGIGSSVSAALRAAEIDVPCRDVGVPQEFQAHGSRSEVLADIGLTDRHIARQITGWVAALNNSELDADADMSVRKSE; encoded by the coding sequence ATGCTTAAACAGATCCGCGGTCCCGCCGATCTGCAGCACCTGTCCCAGTCTCAGCTGCACGAGCTGGCCGGTGAGATCCGTGAATTCCTGATTCACAAGGTCGCTGCAACCGGCGGACATCTGGGCCCCAATCTCGGCGTCGTCGAACTGACATTGGCGCTGCACCGGGTCTTCGATTCGCCGCATGATCCGATCATCTTCGACACGGGGCACCAGTCCTACGTGCACAAGATCCTGACCGGGCGTGCCGCCGATTTCGACCAGCTGCGGATGAAGGACGGTCTGTCGGGCTATCCGGCACGCGCCGAGAGCGAGCATGACTGGGTGGAGTCCAGCCACGCCAGTACCGCACTGTCCTATGCCGACGGGCTGTCCAAGGCCTTCGAGTTGTCCGGGCACCGCAATCGGCATGTGGTCGCCGTCGTCGGCGACGGCGCGCTCACCGGCGGTATGTGCTGGGAAGCGCTGAACAACATCGCCGCCGCCCGGCGGCCGGTGGTCATCGTCGTCAACGACAACGGCCGGAGCTACGCGCCCACCATCGGCGGGCTCGCCGATCACCTGGCCGCCCTGCAACTGCAGCCCGGCTACGAGAAGTTCCTGGAACGGGGCCGCGACGTGGTGCGCGGTGTGCCGCTGATCGGCGAGGTCTGCTACCAGTGCATGCACAGCGTCAAAGCGGGGCTCAAGGACGCGCTGCAGCCGCAAGCCATGTTCACCGACCTGGGCTTGAAGTACGTGGGCCCGATCGACGGTCACGACGAGCACGCCGTGGAAGCCGCGTTGCGACATGCCCGCGGCTTCAACGCACCGGTCATCGTGCACGTCGTCACGCGCAAAGGCATGGGCTATGCGCCTGCCGAGGCCGACGAGGCCGAACAGATGCACGCCTGCGGCATCATCGATCCGCTCACCGGGCAGGCGACGGCCGTTTCCGCGCCCGGTTGGACGGGCACCTTCTCCGATGAGCTCATCAAGATCGCCAAGCGTCGCCGCGATATCGTCGCGATCACCGCGGCCATGGCCGGCCCGACCGGTCTGGCGGCCTTCGGTCAGCTCTACCCGGACCGGCTCTTCGACGTCGGCATCGCCGAGCAACACGCGATGACCTCGGCGGCCGGTCTCGCCATGGGTGGCATGCACCCGGTGGTGGCCATCTACTCGACCTTCCTCAACCGCGCGTTCGACCAGATGATGATGGACGTTGCGCTGCACAAGCTTCCGGTGACCATCGTGCTGGACCGTGCCGGTGTCACAGGCCCCGACGGCGCCAGCCACCACGGCATGTGGGATCTGTCGATCCTCGGCATCGTGCCCGGCATGCGGGTGGCGGCGCCCCGTGACTCCGCGCGCCTGCGTGAGGAACTCGGCGAGGCGGTGGACGTCAAAGACGGTCCGACGGCCATTCGCTTCCCGAGAGGCTCTGTCGGCGAAGACATCCCGGCGCTCGAGCGGCGTGGCACAGTAGACATCCTGGCCAAACCGGGTCCGGGCTCCTCCGAAGATGTCCTGCTGATCGCGGTCGGATCGTTCGCCCAGATGGGGCTTGCGGCCGCGCAACGGCTACAGCAGCAGGGCATCGGCGTCACCGTCGTCGACCCGCGGTGGGTGCTGCCGGTGCCCGAGGCGCTGCACGCACTGGCGTCGGCGCACAAGCTGGTCGTCACCGTGGAGGACAGCGGTGTGCACGGCGGTATCGGATCCTCGGTGTCCGCCGCGCTGCGGGCGGCCGAGATCGACGTACCGTGCCGCGATGTCGGTGTGCCACAGGAATTTCAGGCACATGGCTCACGGAGTGAAGTGCTGGCCGATATCGGTCTGACCGATCGGCACATCGCCCGGCAGATCACCGGCTGGGTTGCCGCGCTGAACAACTCCGAACTCGACGCCGACGCCGACATGTCGGTGCGGAAGTCCGAGTAG
- a CDS encoding HNH endonuclease encodes MFEQFGIEDLRDREAALRDRIAELERQKSIAAAEQARAAAQWDAVRRQIEASAGVPTARRGRGLASEIALARRDSPIKGDQHLGFAKALVHEMPYTLAALDAGVLSEWRATLIVRESACLTVEDRRRLDHEMCADPAALDGLGNKRIRAEAKKIAYRLDPRAVVDKAAKAPEDRTVSTRPAADNMVYLTALMPLTQGIACYASLKREADVNPDGRSRGQTMSDTVYERLTGRSAVAPVPITVDVVLSDEALIGTSDEPAEVPEHGPIPAELARRLITEAIDERGWVALRRLYATPSTGALVAMDSRARTFPGGLAQFIRRRDQTCRTPFCDAPIRHIDHAEPHRHGGPTDALNGRGCCEQCNYTKEQPGWRVRTYFDPAGRHVAEHITPTGAVYRSTAPPVAGGLRILTRDVHLVTVNRAA; translated from the coding sequence ATGTTCGAACAGTTCGGCATCGAGGACCTCCGCGACCGCGAGGCGGCGCTGCGAGATCGCATCGCCGAACTGGAACGGCAGAAATCGATCGCGGCGGCCGAACAGGCCCGCGCCGCGGCGCAATGGGACGCCGTCCGCCGCCAGATCGAAGCCAGCGCCGGGGTGCCGACCGCACGACGTGGGCGCGGGCTGGCCTCGGAGATCGCGCTCGCGCGCCGCGACTCCCCCATCAAGGGTGATCAGCACCTCGGATTCGCCAAGGCGCTGGTACACGAGATGCCTTACACGCTGGCCGCATTGGACGCGGGCGTGCTCTCGGAATGGCGGGCCACCCTGATCGTGCGAGAGTCGGCCTGCCTCACCGTCGAAGACCGCCGCCGTCTCGATCACGAGATGTGTGCCGACCCCGCAGCCCTGGATGGACTGGGCAACAAGCGCATCCGAGCCGAAGCCAAGAAGATCGCCTACCGGCTCGATCCACGCGCCGTCGTCGACAAGGCCGCCAAGGCACCCGAGGACCGCACCGTGTCCACCCGGCCGGCAGCCGACAACATGGTCTACCTGACCGCGCTGATGCCGCTGACCCAGGGCATCGCCTGCTACGCCAGCCTCAAACGTGAGGCCGATGTCAATCCCGACGGGCGCTCGCGCGGGCAGACGATGTCCGACACCGTCTACGAACGCCTGACCGGACGGTCGGCGGTCGCACCGGTGCCGATCACGGTCGACGTGGTGCTCTCCGATGAAGCGCTCATCGGCACCAGCGATGAGCCGGCCGAGGTACCCGAGCACGGGCCGATCCCGGCGGAGCTGGCACGCCGGCTGATCACCGAGGCCATCGACGAGCGGGGCTGGGTCGCACTGCGCCGCCTCTACGCCACACCGAGCACCGGCGCGCTGGTGGCCATGGATTCACGGGCCCGCACCTTCCCGGGCGGGCTTGCCCAGTTCATCCGGCGACGCGACCAAACCTGCCGAACACCCTTCTGCGACGCGCCCATCCGCCATATCGACCACGCCGAGCCGCACCGGCACGGCGGCCCCACCGACGCACTCAACGGGCGCGGCTGTTGCGAGCAGTGCAACTACACCAAGGAACAGCCGGGCTGGCGGGTGAGAACCTACTTCGACCCGGCCGGCCGCCATGTCGCCGAGCACATCACCCCCACCGGGGCGGTCTACCGGTCGACCGCCCCGCCGGTCGCCGGGGGCCTGCGCATCCTCACCCGCGACGTGCATCTGGTCACCGTGAACCGCGCGGCGTGA
- the hemE gene encoding uroporphyrinogen decarboxylase, which produces MNTRRDLPESPFLAAATGRTPSRTPVWFMRQAGRSLPEYRALRANHKMLDACFDAELVCEITLQPVRRHGVDAAILFSDIVVPLKAAGVALDIVPDVGPVIEHPIRSRADVDTLRPLERSAVAPVSDAVSLLVAALGEVPLIGFAGAPFTLASYLVEGGPSRNHEKTKAMMFAEPDTWHALMTSLTDLTIEFLAAQLDAGVDAIQLFDSWAGTLSLADYRSHVLPHSSRIFATLAARGVPMTHFGVGTAELLGAMGEAGATVVGVDWRTSLEAAAGRVRPGTALQGNLDPVVLLAGWPVVQRAARAVVQDGRAAIAAGASGHIFNLGHGVLPSTDPAVVTELVELVHSL; this is translated from the coding sequence ATGAACACCCGTCGTGACCTGCCTGAGTCGCCCTTTCTCGCCGCCGCCACCGGCCGCACCCCGAGCCGCACCCCGGTGTGGTTCATGCGTCAGGCCGGGCGGTCGCTGCCCGAGTACCGGGCCCTGCGTGCCAACCACAAGATGCTCGATGCCTGCTTCGACGCGGAACTGGTCTGCGAGATCACCCTCCAACCGGTGCGCAGGCACGGCGTGGACGCCGCCATCCTGTTCTCCGACATCGTGGTGCCCTTGAAGGCGGCCGGGGTGGCGCTGGACATCGTGCCGGACGTCGGGCCCGTCATCGAGCACCCGATCCGGTCCCGGGCCGATGTCGACACCCTCAGACCGCTGGAGCGCTCTGCGGTCGCACCGGTGAGCGACGCGGTGTCGCTGCTGGTGGCGGCCCTGGGTGAGGTACCGCTGATCGGGTTCGCCGGTGCACCGTTCACGCTGGCGTCCTACCTGGTGGAAGGCGGTCCGAGCCGCAACCACGAGAAGACCAAGGCGATGATGTTCGCCGAGCCCGACACCTGGCATGCGCTGATGACCTCGCTGACCGATCTGACGATCGAGTTCCTGGCGGCCCAACTCGACGCCGGCGTCGACGCCATCCAACTGTTCGATTCGTGGGCCGGGACGCTGTCGCTGGCCGACTACCGCAGTCATGTGTTGCCGCACAGCTCACGGATCTTCGCGACGCTGGCGGCGCGCGGTGTGCCGATGACGCACTTCGGTGTCGGCACCGCCGAACTGCTCGGTGCGATGGGCGAGGCCGGGGCCACTGTGGTGGGGGTGGACTGGCGGACCTCGCTGGAAGCCGCGGCCGGGCGGGTCCGGCCCGGTACGGCGTTGCAGGGCAACCTTGATCCGGTGGTCCTGCTGGCCGGCTGGCCGGTGGTACAGCGCGCCGCGCGGGCAGTCGTGCAGGACGGCCGCGCGGCCATCGCCGCGGGCGCGTCCGGGCACATCTTCAACCTGGGTCACGGTGTACTCCCGAGCACCGACCCGGCGGTGGTGACCGAGCTCGTCGAACTGGTGCATTCATTGTGA
- a CDS encoding helix-turn-helix transcriptional regulator yields the protein MSPVKRGESLPIHNRIRVLRAERGMSRADLATLIEVNPQTIGALERGDHYPSLDLAFRICDVFDLPVEAVFSRTAFAPLSAHVYRRIEGDGPRG from the coding sequence ATGAGTCCGGTGAAACGGGGGGAATCTCTCCCGATCCACAATCGCATCCGCGTCCTGCGCGCCGAGCGTGGCATGAGCCGGGCGGATCTGGCGACCCTCATCGAGGTGAACCCACAGACCATCGGTGCGCTGGAACGGGGCGATCACTACCCGAGCCTGGACCTGGCGTTCCGGATCTGCGACGTGTTCGACCTGCCGGTGGAGGCGGTGTTCTCCCGAACCGCATTCGCGCCGCTGTCCGCCCATGTGTACCGACGAATCGAAGGAGACGGCCCCCGTGGCTGA